A window of Marispirochaeta aestuarii contains these coding sequences:
- a CDS encoding PEP/pyruvate-binding domain-containing protein, with translation MFLPLREAQGIPYNGSGMSIDHANLSTGIGGLDKIIRGLLPGDNIVFQVPSIGDYLRFVRPYAEFASDRDQKLVYFRFASHAPLLDAGEYPGIQINTPDPAEGFEPFISSIHSAIKKNGRGGYYVFDSLSELTDKWYSDRMLGNFFMLTCPYLLDMEALAYFGILRQEHSHNALHPIHNTAQVILDVYNSEGQLYIHPLKVQQRYSSTMHMLHREEEGNYLPVTNSALNSRILSFSPFQSESGSYEDKDMWNRNFTQAHQALLHPTPDARRQEAFHTDRLLKMAVTRDERFLPLARQYFSLKDLLTIGRRIIGTGLIGGKSTGMLLARAMLQKKDPALSRCLEVHDSFYVGSDVFYTYMVINGCWWIRHQQKEIDTFLSVAEYARRVILTGQFPEDIIRKFSDMLDYFGQSPIIVRSSSLLEDNFGNAFSGKYESIFCPNQGSREKRLENLLTAIKTIYASTLSEKALQYRAHLGILDKDEQMPLLIQRVSGDLHKNFFFPAVAGVGYSYNPYVWDREIDPESGVIRIVYGMGTRAVDRSDEDYTRVVALNAPEKRPETGMDEIRRYSQRRVDLLDLEANQLVAAEYQDMEEAVSPNEKSLLTSLERETQSRYISFTGLFRNTPFINDMRKILKTLEEAYTYPVDVEFTLNFTAPGEYRINIVQCRPFEVRRNIEVDLDFSRAEAEKVLMASPSGTVIGRNREIRPQRIIYVSGEKYGPLTVSKKHSTARTIGRVMKNSDPSIKTILIGPGRWGTTTVFLGIPVSFSEISRAACICEVVDMGENLIPDVSLGTHFFNDLVELDILYLALYPRKEGTIFQPELLLERPNQLLSIIDDEESRDLEDVVHVVDTDPEKSLLAADLINQHYLLSLE, from the coding sequence TTGTTTCTTCCCTTGCGGGAAGCCCAGGGAATTCCCTACAATGGTTCCGGTATGTCCATAGATCATGCAAACCTCTCCACCGGCATCGGGGGACTGGACAAGATAATCCGGGGCCTCCTGCCGGGGGACAACATCGTTTTTCAGGTGCCCAGCATCGGCGACTATCTGCGTTTTGTCAGACCCTATGCCGAATTTGCCTCCGACCGGGACCAGAAGCTGGTATATTTTCGCTTTGCCTCCCACGCACCCCTGCTGGATGCCGGAGAATACCCGGGGATTCAGATCAATACCCCGGACCCGGCGGAGGGCTTCGAGCCCTTTATTTCCAGCATTCATTCCGCCATAAAGAAAAACGGACGAGGGGGCTATTATGTTTTCGATTCCCTCTCGGAGCTGACGGATAAGTGGTACTCCGACCGCATGCTGGGGAACTTTTTCATGCTTACCTGCCCCTACCTGCTGGACATGGAGGCCCTGGCCTATTTCGGAATTCTCCGCCAGGAACACTCCCACAACGCCCTGCATCCCATCCACAATACGGCCCAGGTTATCCTGGACGTCTACAACAGCGAGGGACAGCTCTACATTCACCCCTTGAAGGTACAGCAGCGCTACTCTTCAACCATGCATATGCTGCACCGTGAAGAAGAAGGGAACTACCTGCCGGTAACCAACAGCGCGCTGAACTCGCGGATACTCTCCTTTTCTCCCTTCCAGAGCGAGTCCGGCTCCTACGAAGACAAGGACATGTGGAACCGCAACTTCACCCAGGCCCATCAGGCCCTGCTCCATCCCACCCCGGATGCCCGCCGGCAGGAAGCTTTTCACACCGATCGTCTTCTAAAAATGGCGGTAACCCGGGATGAACGCTTTTTACCCCTGGCCCGGCAATACTTCTCCCTGAAGGACCTGCTTACCATCGGAAGAAGGATTATCGGCACCGGCCTTATCGGCGGAAAGTCCACGGGCATGCTCCTTGCCCGGGCCATGCTGCAGAAGAAAGACCCTGCCTTGAGCCGCTGCCTGGAGGTCCATGACTCATTCTACGTGGGATCCGATGTATTCTATACCTACATGGTGATCAACGGCTGCTGGTGGATACGGCACCAGCAGAAGGAGATCGACACCTTCCTTTCGGTGGCGGAATACGCCCGGAGGGTTATCCTGACCGGCCAGTTTCCCGAGGATATAATCCGCAAATTCTCGGACATGCTGGACTACTTCGGGCAGTCTCCCATCATTGTAAGATCCTCCAGCCTGCTGGAAGACAATTTCGGCAACGCCTTCTCGGGCAAATACGAAAGCATCTTCTGTCCGAACCAGGGCTCCCGGGAAAAACGGCTGGAAAACCTGCTCACCGCCATAAAGACAATCTATGCAAGTACTTTAAGCGAAAAGGCCCTGCAGTACCGGGCACACCTGGGAATTCTGGACAAGGATGAACAGATGCCCCTGCTTATCCAGCGGGTATCCGGGGACCTTCATAAAAACTTCTTTTTCCCCGCCGTGGCCGGAGTGGGATACTCCTATAATCCCTACGTCTGGGACAGGGAGATCGATCCTGAGTCCGGGGTCATCCGGATTGTCTACGGCATGGGTACCCGGGCCGTAGACCGTTCCGACGAGGACTACACCCGGGTGGTTGCCCTGAATGCGCCGGAAAAACGGCCGGAAACCGGAATGGATGAAATCCGACGCTATTCCCAGAGACGGGTTGACCTGCTGGACCTGGAGGCCAACCAGCTGGTGGCGGCGGAGTATCAGGATATGGAGGAAGCCGTCTCCCCCAACGAGAAGAGCCTTCTTACCAGTCTTGAACGGGAGACCCAATCCCGATATATCTCCTTTACCGGACTTTTCCGGAATACCCCCTTTATTAATGACATGCGGAAGATCCTCAAAACCCTGGAGGAGGCCTATACTTACCCTGTGGATGTGGAGTTTACCCTGAACTTTACCGCCCCCGGAGAATACCGCATCAATATTGTCCAGTGCCGTCCCTTCGAGGTCCGGCGCAACATCGAAGTGGACCTGGATTTTTCCCGGGCAGAGGCGGAGAAGGTACTTATGGCCTCTCCCTCCGGGACAGTAATCGGGCGCAACCGGGAGATCCGTCCCCAGCGAATCATTTATGTTTCCGGAGAAAAATACGGCCCCCTGACGGTATCCAAGAAACACTCCACCGCCCGGACAATCGGCAGGGTAATGAAGAACTCCGACCCCTCCATAAAAACCATTCTCATCGGCCCCGGCCGCTGGGGAACCACCACGGTCTTTCTGGGGATTCCGGTCTCCTTCTCCGAAATAAGCCGGGCAGCCTGCATATGCGAGGTCGTGGACATGGGGGAAAACCTGATTCCGGATGTCTCCCTGGGGACCCACTTCTTTAACGACCTTGTGGAGCTGGACATACTCTACCTTGCCCTGTATCCACGTAAGGAGGGAACCATCTTTCAGCCGGAACTCCTCCTTGAACGCCCGAATCAGCTGCTCTCCATTATCGATGACGAGGAGTCCAGGGATCTTGAGGATGTGGTACACGTGGTGGATACGGACCCCGAAAAGAGCCTTTTGGCGGCGGACCTTATAAATCAGCACTATCTGCTTTCCCTGGAATAG
- a CDS encoding 6-phosphofructokinase has protein sequence MSKQESKTRCIGILTSGGDCPGLNAAIRGVAKAAINRYGMKVIGFQDGFRGLVENRSIILDDRNVSGLLTMGGTILGTSRDKPHKMPIGGKKQDMTAAAVENIKRHQIDCLVCLGGGGTQKNAYHLHKKGGINVLTLPKTIDNDVARTDTTFGFDTAMSIATEAIDRLHTTATSHHRIIVCEIMGNNAGWLALGSGIAGGADVILIPEIPYNLHAVAEHLMERRRTGKRFSIIAIAEGAKSVEEAQAIAEGKTRKTSPRREEVKFDEHGFAYHPVKEPKASQLTRQIQELTGIEARVTFLGHVQRGGIPSPTDRLYSTLLGTKAAELLARGEYNVMVAIKGRSCQAVPLKSVAGKKKLVPLDHPWIQSAMLVGTCLGDRSIIAEPQREEEE, from the coding sequence ATGAGCAAGCAGGAATCAAAAACACGCTGTATCGGTATCCTTACCTCCGGCGGGGACTGCCCGGGTCTTAATGCGGCCATCCGCGGAGTGGCCAAGGCTGCCATTAACCGCTACGGAATGAAGGTAATCGGGTTCCAGGACGGCTTCCGGGGCCTTGTGGAAAACCGAAGCATTATTCTTGACGACCGCAACGTCTCCGGGCTCCTGACCATGGGCGGAACGATTCTCGGCACCAGCCGGGACAAACCCCACAAGATGCCCATCGGGGGTAAAAAGCAGGATATGACCGCCGCGGCGGTGGAGAACATCAAGCGTCACCAGATTGACTGCCTCGTATGCCTGGGGGGCGGGGGCACCCAGAAGAACGCCTATCACCTCCACAAAAAGGGGGGAATTAATGTACTGACCCTGCCCAAGACCATCGACAACGATGTAGCCCGGACGGACACCACCTTCGGTTTCGATACCGCCATGTCCATTGCAACCGAAGCCATCGACCGCCTTCATACCACCGCAACCAGCCATCACCGCATCATTGTCTGCGAGATCATGGGTAACAACGCCGGCTGGCTGGCCCTGGGATCGGGAATCGCCGGCGGAGCGGACGTAATTCTTATTCCCGAAATTCCCTACAACCTGCATGCCGTAGCCGAGCACCTGATGGAACGCCGCCGCACGGGCAAGCGTTTCTCCATCATCGCCATTGCCGAAGGGGCCAAATCCGTGGAGGAAGCGCAGGCCATCGCTGAAGGAAAGACCAGGAAGACCTCTCCCAGACGAGAGGAGGTTAAATTCGACGAGCACGGTTTTGCCTATCATCCGGTAAAAGAGCCCAAGGCCTCCCAGCTGACCCGGCAGATCCAGGAACTGACGGGGATCGAGGCCCGGGTGACCTTTCTTGGTCACGTTCAGCGGGGCGGAATTCCATCCCCCACGGACAGGCTCTACAGCACCCTCCTGGGAACCAAGGCCGCGGAACTGCTGGCCCGGGGGGAATACAACGTTATGGTTGCCATAAAGGGAAGAAGCTGCCAGGCGGTTCCGCTGAAAAGTGTGGCGGGAAAAAAGAAGCTCGTGCCCCTGGACCACCCCTGGATCCAGAGCGCCATGCTCGTGGGCACCTGCCTTGGGGACCGCAGCATAATCGCGGAACCGCAGAGGGAAGAGGAAGAATAA
- a CDS encoding polysaccharide deacetylase family protein yields the protein MSIIRLNSGTWIRLRRIISCLKGILALICCILLFSCAGISGAGTRAEEEPTPLRIYPARWYKDHAAACSLTFDDGTLDQYAVAAPELDKRGIRGTFFVVTGFVDRGAWQDGPFLRRLFSWEQARDLAWRGHEVASHTVHHIDLAANPAEAAEELSRSRERLMDELPWVPAVSLGWPYWRSSEEAVALAEKLYIAARAGGVKAGPEDWFYGGVNGGSPENIYRIGARGILSSDGEAELRPILEEVYSRGGWLIPNFHGVDDGTIDSSALGWEALSLEVFRRILDSLKEQDIWFAPFGEAARYVMQRDALVLETARAGRVISVDYSSALDPGIYNQRLTLVVEIGQNFRIKRVDETETGRPLAFTRQAEGKVVDRYLIDLPPGEGELRILADPHR from the coding sequence ATGAGTATTATCAGATTAAATTCTGGGACCTGGATCAGGCTCCGGAGGATTATTTCCTGCCTTAAAGGAATCCTTGCACTGATCTGCTGCATCCTCCTGTTCTCCTGTGCCGGGATTTCCGGAGCCGGCACCAGGGCAGAGGAGGAGCCGACACCTCTTCGAATCTATCCCGCAAGATGGTACAAGGATCATGCCGCCGCCTGTTCCCTTACCTTTGACGACGGTACCCTGGACCAGTATGCCGTGGCGGCACCGGAACTGGATAAACGGGGCATCCGGGGAACCTTTTTCGTTGTAACGGGTTTTGTGGACCGGGGAGCCTGGCAGGACGGCCCCTTCCTGCGGCGGCTATTCAGCTGGGAACAGGCCCGGGACCTGGCATGGCGGGGGCACGAAGTCGCGAGCCACACGGTTCACCACATCGATCTTGCCGCAAATCCCGCAGAGGCGGCAGAGGAACTGTCCCGGTCCCGGGAGAGACTGATGGATGAGCTGCCCTGGGTTCCCGCCGTCAGTCTCGGCTGGCCCTACTGGCGCAGTTCCGAGGAAGCGGTTGCCCTGGCAGAAAAACTGTACATCGCCGCCAGAGCCGGGGGAGTCAAAGCGGGACCGGAGGACTGGTTTTACGGCGGAGTCAACGGGGGGAGCCCGGAGAACATTTACCGGATCGGGGCCAGGGGGATTCTCTCCTCCGACGGTGAGGCGGAGCTGCGTCCCATTCTGGAAGAGGTCTATTCCAGGGGAGGATGGCTGATACCGAATTTCCACGGCGTTGACGACGGCACCATCGATTCCTCCGCCCTGGGATGGGAGGCCCTCAGCCTGGAGGTCTTCCGCCGGATTCTGGACAGCCTTAAAGAGCAGGATATCTGGTTCGCCCCCTTCGGCGAGGCGGCCCGCTATGTTATGCAGCGGGATGCCCTGGTCCTGGAAACAGCCAGGGCAGGGCGGGTGATTTCCGTCGACTATTCCTCGGCCCTGGATCCCGGAATTTACAACCAGAGGCTGACCCTGGTGGTGGAAATCGGACAAAACTTCCGGATAAAACGGGTGGATGAGACGGAGACGGGGAGGCCTCTGGCCTTTACCCGTCAGGCGGAGGGGAAAGTAGTGGACAGGTATCTGATCGATCTGCCTCCGGGGGAGGGGGAGCTGCGGATACTGGCGGATCCGCACAGATAA
- a CDS encoding PIG-L deacetylase family protein — protein MRRYLRIRLDAPDGVWHVVDLPVERFCCGFSHESDIDLRHFIAVPGKGPRYSDELCFAPEGGSLRVSSRRRILIAGVEGRSGRLSQGSFLRYGKLKISFTGFFEEHQEVLSGPGFPWKPAAAVVVLVLGISVGLSAFFANFHVPRETGTQPGVETAALLPETDDLSSLSGKEPGERADILFIHAHPDDESIDFGALMAHCDLKDLDTALVLFTDGESGIFQEGYAGPRGDLSTLRLAEVQRALGLLGNDWYLRLGLKNHPYNSISQEMSPREVMMIWGGEESLVSQIETLIRRFEPAVVVSPDGPSPAREHFEHEAVGLVVAEAVSRLRQEKLAFPLAHLVSVDPRQKEFYPDAAAFPRAGVTDIQRQALESHATQADASLFAVQMIEEYDHEYYQIKFWDLDQAPEDYFLP, from the coding sequence ATGCGTCGGTACCTTCGTATACGGCTGGATGCTCCCGATGGCGTCTGGCATGTAGTCGATCTGCCTGTCGAGAGATTCTGCTGCGGTTTTTCCCATGAAAGCGACATTGATCTGCGCCATTTTATCGCTGTTCCGGGGAAAGGTCCCCGGTACTCCGATGAACTCTGCTTCGCCCCCGAAGGCGGAAGCCTCCGGGTCAGTTCCCGCAGGAGGATTCTGATTGCCGGTGTCGAAGGACGTTCAGGCAGACTGAGTCAGGGCTCCTTTCTCCGCTATGGAAAGCTGAAGATCAGCTTTACGGGCTTTTTCGAAGAGCATCAGGAGGTCCTGTCGGGGCCGGGATTCCCCTGGAAGCCCGCTGCCGCAGTTGTCGTTCTCGTTCTTGGAATAAGCGTCGGGCTTTCTGCATTTTTTGCCAATTTTCATGTTCCCCGGGAAACAGGGACGCAGCCCGGTGTGGAAACCGCCGCTCTGCTGCCGGAAACTGACGACCTCAGTTCCTTGTCCGGTAAGGAGCCGGGAGAAAGGGCGGATATACTCTTTATCCATGCCCATCCGGACGATGAGTCCATCGACTTTGGCGCCCTCATGGCCCACTGTGACCTTAAGGACCTTGATACGGCCCTTGTTCTCTTTACCGACGGGGAATCCGGGATTTTTCAGGAAGGATACGCCGGACCCCGGGGGGATCTTTCCACCCTGCGGCTCGCGGAGGTACAGCGGGCTCTCGGCCTTCTCGGAAACGACTGGTATCTGCGCCTGGGGTTGAAGAACCATCCCTACAACAGTATCAGCCAGGAGATGAGTCCCCGGGAGGTAATGATGATCTGGGGGGGAGAGGAGAGCCTGGTCAGTCAGATCGAGACGCTTATCCGCAGATTCGAACCTGCTGTTGTGGTATCGCCGGATGGACCTTCCCCGGCCCGGGAGCACTTTGAGCATGAAGCAGTGGGACTGGTAGTGGCGGAGGCAGTCTCCAGACTGCGGCAGGAAAAGCTTGCGTTTCCGCTGGCCCATCTTGTGAGTGTCGACCCGCGGCAGAAAGAGTTCTATCCCGATGCAGCAGCCTTTCCCCGGGCCGGGGTCACCGATATTCAGCGACAGGCCCTGGAATCCCATGCTACCCAGGCAGACGCTTCGCTGTTTGCTGTTCAAATGATAGAGGAATACGACCATGAGTATTATCAGATTAAATTCTGGGACCTGGATCAGGCTCCGGAGGATTATTTCCTGCCTTAA
- a CDS encoding OsmC family protein — protein sequence MKQTISCEWKGEMAFESRLGNHTVRMDADAESGGSDSGVRPKPLLLTALAGCSGMDVAAMLSKMRQPLSFFNMQVDAETSEEHPKTYTRIELVYQFKKSDGLDESKVEKAVKLSQEKYCGVSAMLKEASDLSFRIEYLD from the coding sequence ATGAAACAGACAATTTCCTGTGAGTGGAAGGGAGAGATGGCCTTTGAAAGCAGATTGGGAAATCACACGGTCCGTATGGACGCCGATGCCGAATCGGGAGGCAGCGACAGCGGGGTACGTCCCAAACCGCTTCTCCTGACAGCCCTGGCAGGCTGTTCCGGTATGGATGTGGCCGCCATGCTGTCGAAGATGAGACAGCCTTTAAGCTTCTTTAACATGCAAGTCGATGCTGAGACCAGTGAAGAACATCCCAAAACCTATACCCGTATTGAGCTGGTCTATCAATTCAAAAAATCCGACGGGCTGGACGAGAGCAAGGTGGAAAAGGCGGTAAAACTGTCCCAGGAAAAATACTGCGGTGTTTCGGCGATGCTGAAGGAAGCATCCGACCTGTCCTTCAGGATTGAGTACCTGGACTAA